The genomic window CAAAGGATTTAACTTCTTAGTCTACCCATCTACCATATGTAAACGCGACCCAACTGAACTTTTATTTGGTTAAGATGACACCAACGCTAGTAGCTTACAAAGAGCGCCAAGGTCTTCGCGCATGGCGGCAAATTGAGTTATGGCCTCCTTCCAGTTCCTGCTCATGGTGTTTGTGATGTTAATTTGCTCGTACAGCTTCCTCTCCAGCTCCTCCTGCAGGCCACTGACGCACTCTCCGATGACGGCACCGAAGACTTCCAGCTGCAGCTCATTCTCCGACTGCAGATCAGACACCGACGAGTTGACCGAACCAAGCATCTCCCTTGGCTGCCGGAACGGAACCCATGAGCCGCTTGAGGTAGTTGAACCTCTCATCAATCTCAAACAGCATGACATCAAGCGATATGCCCAGGTGCGCACCTCCGATCACACGGCCGTTGTCCGGCGAGGCGCAGCTCTCCAGGCCGCTGGCTGGCTGGCGGGAGCGGCGGCCCGCGAGCCCGCCCCGCCGCGGCCTGCCTCATTGCACTCCCTTCGTGCTCATTTTCGAACACAACACTCTTATAAATACTCGCTCGAAATTTGCCGGAGCGAGTACttctccctccgttctaaattataagtcactttgactttttgatgcatttattttgctatgtatctaaatatatTATTATACTAAATAAGTGTCCGTGCGTTACAACGGGTGCAACATAAATTGAATGAGATGTTAGCCAAGTCAAAATCAAGAATATAGTAACTCAATTTTTCACGTGTATTATACCATGATAATGTTTAGAAACGCAttcgccatgttcgcttggcttataagccgtactttttcagtcaacgaacattatttttctctcacaacaaatcagccaacagtactttcagtcatggcttatcagccaaacgaacagggcaattcattatcgtaatgaatctgaaataaaagctaggCTTGGAGCTTGTTGTCTGAAAGTTACGACAAACATCAGTTGCCTCAAAGCCTGAAATTTATTGCTAGGCATCGAATTGAATTTATCCATGCTCTGTCTTGCCAAAACATGTATACTCGGACTTACAATATCCTAGCCCGCATGAGGCATGGCAATAATtcattttttgggaaaaaaaagTTTGTCAACACGTAATGCGAAGGACGATGAACGAGATTTGGAtcacgatcatgatcattgcgtagtgatattccaataaattcatttctcttcccataattctctttctgttttattctattttatttactTGTCTTCCCGTGTCttcatgcggtgattatttgcctgtCGGTGATTTCGTGagttttattctattttatttacATGTCTTCCAGTGTCTTCATACGGTAATTATTTGCCTGCCGGATATAGATCGCATGAGTGTTTTGGTCCTGCCGGGTAGATGTTGACAGTTCGTATATTTTAgttatagagatagagatagagatctagatgcatagtaaaataaatgtataaaaaatcaaagcgacgTATAGTTAGGAATGGAAGGATTACATTCGAAGCTCACcatctgtcgggtaccataaaaaggggtcccctaaacaagaaccgaaaaaatcgcttagaccttgtaaatatcgaagccaagagacaaccaccggtaaacccccaccttatccgaggcccggctGGACCACTCGGCCCACCTCGAataatatccgggctcacccgaagcggccTCGGCCTAGAACgaaaccgcaaggcctcggacgaggtaccgattctccgactcgcccgaggccccacgccacaaggcctcggacgaggtaccgattctccgactcgcccgagaccccacgccacaaggcctcggacgaggtaccgattctccgactcgtccGAGGCCCtgcgccacgaggcctcggacgagtacccagttaccgactcgctcgaggccggctcggcatcaaccccgtcaccgccgccttgaccgacttctctaacgggacgtcacatccaactaacgcgtccaaccactccagcgacatcagccgaacgacggcacgatacagcggaatggccgacgagacgggagtcacatcgacgccatgccgtccgggataggatggggcaggggttataggccgctgtgctcggcactgtgcccacggctgacacccgtgctacactgtgctacctaacccctgctccaaggacagcgcggcgtggaaagtcaagtccgggtccctgtagcatcggaatcgacgtacaagaccaactacaccctccgagcctcggctatccgcttttgggctcctgtagcctcgggactcacgcccgccgagccccccccccccacaatggtccagcctctgcaccgaccgggcctcggctctctacgttgtcagcactctgggaccggcacgtcgttcgcagtacgcgccatgccctgcgtcaggctgcaggagctcccacgtcgtgcacagggccaagctcctgtagcctcggaatcagcgcacCCGCGCCGTCGCATCTACCTAGCCTCGGCTCTccgcgccggtcaaacatacagtgaccagcacgcctctaacagaagaaggcgcgcatgccaccacaggagctcccacgtcgcacaggatcaggcgtgaccggcgcgtcgctccagtgaaccgaggacaagaccgctccaccgactatgccgccacagtgatgagctgcagggctcagacataccacctctgctcacaaaacgccacgtagcaaatacatgtaccgcccctgtgcctcccttcgactataaaagggagtgaccggggccgcttctaggaggaggagactcacacgtgcaagcaacgcacaacgctctgtaacacacacgctcccacactgcaagagatcaacatctcaagcaacccacgccactctacgcagagatccgggactagctccctctctcgctcaacttgtaagcccctactacaagcacctcggtgcaaggaatacaagatcgctctctcagactggacgtagagcacctattgcctgaaccagtataaaccttgtgtctttttgcatCATCATCCGAGATTAGagacacgcagtacactttcactggtCGGTTGAGGAGCCAccggacccaaaacaccgacaccatcGTGTTCACACACCCTTCCACACGAGTCACTAGCCAGGGTGAGAAATTCGCCGAATTACAGTAGAATGATAAGAGGCGTGCTAAAAAATCACGATTGCCACGGTGAAGACAAAGCCATGACGTGATGTTATGCTTGCTTGCAAATTTCTCTAGAATCCAAATCTGCTGATGGGCAAAATTCAGACACTGCGGTTGGCCATATTTTTCTTCTTTGACTGAAAGGCGTGCATGGCCATCTGTCCATCTTACcggctctgttttttttttttgagggaaatcTTACCTGCTCTGGTACTTGACCATTATTAATAATATCAATCAATCATACAGCTGATTTTCTAATCGAGCGCACAACATGATCCCTGGTCTTTTTAATCGGCCTCGCCACACTCTCCTACGCACCACAAGTACTACTCACCAAACAAACCAAACGCTAAGCTGACCATGGACTCGCCGCCGAGCCAACCAACGGTGCTCACCCTGATACTTGCTCTCCTCCTAGTGCTATACCTCGCGCTCCGGCGCCGTGCCGGCGGCGGCAAGAACCGGAGGTACCCGCCGGTGGCCGGCACCGTGCTGCACCAGCTGTTCAACTTCGGTCGCCTGATGGAGTACCACACGGAGCTCGCCCACAGGTACCGCACCTTCCGCATGCTCACCCCGACCTCCAGCTACATCTACACCGTCGAGCCCGCCAACGTGGAATACATCCTCAAGACCAACTTCGCCAACTACGGCAAGGGGAGCAAGGTGCACGAGGTGGGCGAGGACCTCCTCGGCGACGGCATCTTCAACGTGGACGGCGCCAAGTGGCGGCACCAGCGGAAGGTCGCCAGCCACGAGTTCTCCACGCGGGTGCTGCGCGACTACAGCACCGGCGTGTTCCGCGACACGGCCGCGGAGCTCGCGGGcatcgtggccgccgccgccgcagccggggAGAAGCTGGACATGCAGGACCTGCTGATGCGGTCGACGCTGGATTCCATCTTCACGGTCGGGTTTGGGGTCAGACTGGGCGTGCTCTCCGGGTCCAGCAAGGAAGGCGCCGCGTTCGCCAAGGCGTTCGACGATGCCAGCGAGCAGGTGTTGCACCGCTTCTTAGACCCGTTCTGGAAGGCCAAGAGGTTCTTAAACTCCTCGTTGGAGGCGGCCATGAAGCGCTCGGTCCGCACCATCAATGACTTCGTCTACGCCGTCGTCGACAGGAAGATCGAGCAGATGGGAAGAGATCAACAAGAATTTGTGAGCTCTGACACCTCTCCGTACATGATGGATGCACGGCAGCACGAGAGGAGACTACAGTTCTGACACCGTGACATTTCCCTGACAGGCCAAGAAAGAGGACATCCTGTCGAGGTTCCTGGTGGAGCGGGAGAGCGATCCCGGCTGCTTCGACAACAAGTACCTGCGGGACATCATCCTCAACTTCGTGATCGCCGGCCGCGACACCACGGCGGGGACGCTGTCGTGGTTCCTCTACGTGCTCTGCCGGAACCAGCACATCCAGGACAGGGTCGCGGAGGAGGTGCGCGCCGCCACCTCGGGCGCCGGCGACCTCGGCGCCCCGGAGCTCGTCGCGTGCCTGACCGACGACGCCATCAGCAAGATGCACTACCTGCACGCGGCGCTGACGGAGACCCTCCGGCTCTACCCTGCTGTGCCCATCGTGAGTTATCCGGAACTCGGCGCTTTCCTGAACACTAGTCGGTTTCGCACCACACATCGGCCGTCGGCGCATAGATTGGGTTTGGGTGGATGACTTTCGATGGGGGATGCTGGTGTTGCAGGATGTCAAGTGCTGCTTTTCGGACGACACGTTGCCGGACGGCTACGCTGTCAACAAAGGGGACATGGTGCACTACCAGCCGTACCAAATGGGCAGGATGCAGTTCCTGTGGGGCGCCGACGCC from Miscanthus floridulus cultivar M001 chromosome 11, ASM1932011v1, whole genome shotgun sequence includes these protein-coding regions:
- the LOC136493503 gene encoding cytochrome P450 704C1-like encodes the protein MDSPPSQPTVLTLILALLLVLYLALRRRAGGGKNRRYPPVAGTVLHQLFNFGRLMEYHTELAHRYRTFRMLTPTSSYIYTVEPANVEYILKTNFANYGKGSKVHEVGEDLLGDGIFNVDGAKWRHQRKVASHEFSTRVLRDYSTGVFRDTAAELAGIVAAAAAAGEKLDMQDLLMRSTLDSIFTVGFGVRLGVLSGSSKEGAAFAKAFDDASEQVLHRFLDPFWKAKRFLNSSLEAAMKRSVRTINDFVYAVVDRKIEQMGRDQQEFAKKEDILSRFLVERESDPGCFDNKYLRDIILNFVIAGRDTTAGTLSWFLYVLCRNQHIQDRVAEEVRAATSGAGDLGAPELVACLTDDAISKMHYLHAALTETLRLYPAVPIDVKCCFSDDTLPDGYAVNKGDMVHYQPYQMGRMQFLWGADAEEFRPERWLDDGGVFVPESPFKFTAFQAGPRVCLGKEFAYRQMKIFAAVLLYLFRFEMWDANATVGYRAMLTLKMDGPLYVRASLRR